In one Sesamum indicum cultivar Zhongzhi No. 13 linkage group LG12, S_indicum_v1.0, whole genome shotgun sequence genomic region, the following are encoded:
- the LOC105175094 gene encoding nuclear cap-binding protein subunit 1 (The sequence of the model RefSeq protein was modified relative to this genomic sequence to represent the inferred CDS: added 25 bases not found in genome assembly) has translation MSSWRSLVLRIGEKCSEYGGNADYKDQLETCFGVVRRELLHSSEDILTFLLQCAEQLPHKIPLYGTLVGLLNLEDEDFVRKVLENTHENLQVALDSGNCNRMRILMRFLTVLMCSKVLQPSALVVLFETLLSSAAITVDEDKGNPSWQACADFYITCILSCLPWGGAELVEQIPEEMDRVMMGIQAYMSIRRHVSDAGCSPFEYIDDKNQGDGGNDFLEDLWSRIQDLSSKGWKLDSVPRPHLSFEPQLVAGKSHDFGPLNCPELPAPPTLVTGIAYGKQKHEAALKYPQRIRRLNIFPATKTEDLQPIDRFVVEEYLLDVLFFLNGCRKECASSMVGLPVPFRYEYLMAETIFSQILLLPQPPFKPIYYTLVIMDLCKALPGAFPAVVAGAVRSLFDKIADLDMECRTRLILWFSHHLSNFQFIWPWEEWAYVLDLPKWAPQRVFVQEVLEREVRLSYWDKIKQSIESAPALEELLPPKGTANFTYSAEDGDETERGLSAELNKLVKERVTSREIISWIEDHLLPAHGLDVTLRVVIQTLLNIGSKSFTHLITVLERYGQVIARICPDQDQQVMLISEVSSFWKNNAQMTAIAIDRMMGYRLISNVAILRWVFSSSIVSQFHVSDRPWEILRNALTKTFNRITDLRKEILSLKKSVVLAMEAASKAEADLEDAKSKLTLTLVDGEPVLAENPVKMKRLKSNAEKTKEEELSTKESLEAKEALLVRASDEIEALFLLLYKSFSSVLAEPLRDTDGSLHLPNEAAADEMAIDNEDTPTTDLDNEDGGSQKSHANGGRSKNVYNVGEKEQWCLTTLGYVKAFTRQYASEIWPLVEKLDAEVLTEDVHPLLLKAVYSGLRRPDDF, from the exons TTCCTTCTTCAGTGTGCTGAACAGTTGCCTCACAAGATACCTTTGTATGGAACGCTG GTTGGTCTTCTAAATTTGGAAGATGAAGATTTTGTCAGGAAAGTTCTAGAGAATACGCATGAGAATTTGCAG GTCGCCTTAGATAGTGGAAATTGTAACAGGATGCGGATACTTATGCGCTTTCTAACTGTCTTG ATGTGCAGCAAAGTTCTCCAACCGAGTGCCTTAGTGGTTTTGTTTGAAACACTGCTCTCATCAGCAGCAATAACAGTAGATGAAGACAAGGGAAATCCCTCTTGGCAAGCTTGTGCCGACTTTTATATTACTTGTATTTTATCATGTCTACCTTGGGGAGGAGCAGAACTTGTTGAa CAAATCCCCGAGGAGATGGACAGGGTGATGATGGGAATACAAGCCTACATGAGTATTAGAAGACATGTTTCTGATGCTGGCTGCTCTCCGTTTGAATacattgatgacaaaaatcAGGGTGATGGTGGAAAT GATTTTTTGGAGGACCTGTGGAGCCGGATTCAAGATCTTTCCAGCAAGGGCTGGAAGCTGGATAGTG TTCCTAGACCACACCTTTCATTTGAACCGCAGCTGGTTGCTGGAAAATCTCATGATTTTGGTCCCTTAAACTGCCCTGAGCTTCCTGCTCCTCCTACTTTGGTTACGGGGATTGCGTATGGGAAACAAAAGCATGAAGCTGCATTAAAATATCCTCAGCGTATTAGGAgactaaatatttttcctGCTACTAAGACTGAG GATTTACAACCCATAGATCGGTTCGTGGTGGaagagtatttattagacgtgctttttttcttaaatggATG CCGAAAGGAATGTGCCTCATCCATGGTTGGCCTGCCTGTTCCTTTTCGGTACGAGTACCTTATGGCTGAGACAATATTTTCTCAG ATTCTGTTGTTACCCCAACCACCTTTCAAGCCAATCTATTATACGTTGGTCATTATGGATCTCTGCAAG GCTCTTCCTGGTGCTTTTCCTGCAGTTGTGGCTGGGGCTGTTCGTTCtctttttgataaaattgctgatCTGGACATGGAGTGCCGGACACGTCTTATCCTTTGGTTTTCACACCATTT ATCAAATTTTCAGTTCATTTGGCCATGGGAAGAATGGGCTTATGTCTTGGATCTCCCAAAATGGGCACCACAACGAGTTTTTGTTCAGGAGGTACTGGAAAGGGAAGTGCGCTTATCATACTGGGATAAAATTAAGCAG AGCATTGAAAGTGCCCCGGCTTTAGAAGAGTTGCTTCCACCAAAAGGTACGGCAAATTTCACATACAGTGCAGAAGATGGAGACGAAACCGAGCGTGGCCTCTCCGCAGAACTCAATAAACTGGTCAAAGAACGAGTGACTTCTCGTGAAATAATCTCCTGGATTGAAGATCATTTGCTTCCAGCTCATGGCCTGGATGTGACACTCAGAGTGGTTATCCAGACCCTTCTCAATATTGGTTCAAAAAGCTTTACTCATTTGATAACTGTGTTGGAGAGGTATGGCCAAGTCATTGCAAGAATTTGCCCAGATCAGGACCAGCAAGTTATGTTGATTTCTGAAGTGAGTTCTTTCTGGAAGAACAATGCTCAAATGACGGCTATAGCCATTGATAGAATGATGGGATATCGCCTTATATCTAATGTGGCTATTCTGAGATGGGTTTTTTCGTCATCAATTGTTAGTCAGTTTCATGTTTCTGATCGTCCGTGGGAG ATTTTGAGAAATGCTCTCACTAAGACATTCAATCGCATAACTGATCTAAGAAAAGAGATATTGTCACTCAAGAAGAGTGTTGTATTAGCTATGGAGGCTGCATCTAAAGCTGAAGCTGATTTAGAGGACGCAAAGTCGAAGCTTACTCTTACATTAGTGGATGGTGAACCTGTTCTTGCTGAAAATCCTGTGAAAATGAAGCGATTGAAATCAAACGccgaaaaaacaaaagaagaggaGCTTTCTACAAAGGAATCATTAGAAGCAAAAGAAGCTCTTCTTGTGCGAGCTAGTGATGAAATTGAg GCATTATTTCTTCTCTTGTACAAAAGCTTCTCTAGTGTACTGGCGGAACCACTTAGAGATACAGATGGATCCCTGCACCTGCCTAATGAGGCAGCAGCAGATGAAATGGCCATTGACAATGAGGATACACCAACAACAGACTTGGACAACGAGGATGGAGGTTCCCAGAAAAG TCATGCCAATGGGGGAAGGTCCAAAAATGTTTATAATGTCGGTGAAAAGGAACAGTGGTGTTTAACAACCCTAGGCTATGTGAAGGCCTTCACACGGCAATATGCTTCGGAA ATCTGGCCTCTTGTTGAGAAATTGGATGCGGAGGTACTGACGGAGGACGTTCATCCCCTTTTACTGAAAGCTGTATATTCTGGTCTGCGACGGCCAGATGACTTTTAG